In one Neobacillus sp. WH10 genomic region, the following are encoded:
- a CDS encoding UDP-N-acetylmuramoyl-L-alanyl-D-glutamate--2,6-diaminopimelate ligase: protein MKLQKLLEYLHPIHPFMGEDPEITSIENDNRKVKKGSLFICIKGYTVDGHDFAASAVTNGAVAILAERPLDLDVPVIVVTDTTRAMAVLANAFYGQPTKKLHLIGITGTNGKTTTSHLIEKIFTDAGKKTGLIGTMYTKIADETFETKNTTPESLTLQKTFKQMVDAGVSLAVMEVSSHALDLGRVHGCEYNVAVFTNLTQDHLDYHKTMEEYKRSKSLLFAQLGNSYDYNNPKFAVLNADDPASEMYRRSTAAHVITYGIDQKADLQAKNIQMTPRGTNFDLIIDSDIYPIQMQLIGKFSVYNVLASISAAIVSGIGIKDAIHSIEDVEGVAGRFELVNTDQDFTVIVDYAHTPDSLENVLKTIQHFAKKRVFVIVGCGGDRDRTKRPLMAQIACRMATDPIFTSDNPRSEDPLAILKEMEAGVQGETYQVIPDRKEAIYTAVNQAAAGDVILIAGKGHETYQTIGNVVHDFDDRLVAREAIEGR, encoded by the coding sequence ATGAAGCTACAAAAGCTGCTTGAGTATTTGCATCCGATCCATCCTTTTATGGGAGAAGATCCGGAAATTACATCAATTGAAAACGATAATCGGAAGGTGAAAAAAGGGAGCTTATTTATTTGTATTAAAGGTTACACAGTTGACGGTCATGATTTTGCAGCGTCCGCTGTTACCAATGGCGCTGTGGCAATACTTGCTGAGCGTCCGTTAGACCTTGATGTACCAGTTATCGTTGTTACCGATACAACAAGAGCAATGGCAGTACTCGCGAATGCTTTTTACGGGCAGCCCACAAAAAAGCTGCATTTAATCGGCATCACAGGAACGAATGGAAAAACAACAACCAGTCATTTGATTGAAAAAATATTTACTGATGCAGGAAAAAAAACAGGTTTGATTGGCACTATGTACACAAAAATTGCTGATGAGACATTTGAAACGAAAAACACAACTCCAGAAAGCCTGACACTTCAAAAAACATTTAAACAAATGGTTGATGCCGGCGTCAGTTTAGCCGTAATGGAGGTTTCTTCGCATGCCCTTGATTTAGGAAGGGTTCATGGATGTGAATATAATGTGGCAGTTTTCACAAACCTGACGCAGGACCATCTGGATTACCATAAAACAATGGAGGAATATAAACGTTCCAAGAGCTTGTTGTTTGCCCAGCTAGGCAATAGCTATGACTATAATAACCCAAAATTTGCAGTCTTAAATGCAGATGACCCAGCCTCAGAAATGTACAGGAGGTCAACGGCTGCACATGTGATTACATATGGAATTGATCAAAAGGCGGATCTTCAGGCAAAAAATATTCAAATGACTCCGAGAGGCACTAATTTTGATCTCATTATTGATAGTGACATCTATCCAATTCAAATGCAGTTAATTGGTAAATTTAGTGTTTATAATGTCTTAGCAAGTATCTCTGCTGCAATAGTATCAGGTATTGGGATTAAGGATGCGATTCATTCTATCGAAGATGTTGAAGGGGTTGCAGGAAGGTTCGAACTTGTTAATACAGATCAGGATTTTACAGTGATTGTTGATTATGCACACACACCAGATAGTTTGGAAAATGTATTAAAGACGATTCAACATTTTGCGAAGAAAAGGGTTTTCGTTATTGTCGGCTGCGGTGGAGATCGTGACCGAACGAAACGGCCATTGATGGCGCAAATTGCTTGCAGGATGGCAACTGATCCGATTTTTACTTCAGATAATCCAAGAAGTGAAGATCCATTAGCAATATTGAAGGAAATGGAAGCAGGTGTACAAGGTGAAACATATCAAGTCATACCTGATCGTAAAGAAGCTATTTATACGGCTGTCAATCAGGCAGCAGCTGGTGATGTTATTTTAATCGCTGGTAAAGGACATGAAACCTATCAAACTATAGGTAACGTTGTTCATGACTTTGATGACCGGCTTGTTGCTAGGGAAGCAATTGAGGGGAGATAG
- a CDS encoding DUF881 domain-containing protein has product MKQIKVKGKHFILSLVCLVLGFMLAFSYHLTQKENQTENREISGKQYEKTLALRNQLIAQEETNRKLQKELNQKQDKVLKNEKDLAKEAQVFLNIAEDTEKYRMFLGKVKVKGKGVKITLSDGAYDPKEDNVNNYLVHEHHVFKVVNELYISGAAAVAINGQRLTSHSYIICNGPVITVDGVPHPAPFIITAIGEPDVLSSALNLSGGVKDQLVNDNLVFTLEKVNEIVLDPILGS; this is encoded by the coding sequence TTGAAACAGATAAAGGTGAAGGGTAAGCATTTTATCTTGTCCCTTGTATGCCTTGTTTTAGGGTTTATGTTGGCTTTCTCCTATCATCTAACCCAAAAAGAAAATCAAACAGAAAATCGGGAAATATCAGGTAAACAATATGAAAAGACCCTTGCATTAAGAAATCAATTAATTGCACAAGAGGAGACCAATCGAAAACTGCAAAAAGAGTTAAATCAGAAGCAAGATAAAGTTCTTAAAAATGAAAAGGATCTTGCAAAGGAAGCACAGGTTTTCCTTAACATTGCTGAGGATACTGAAAAATATCGGATGTTTCTTGGCAAGGTGAAGGTAAAAGGAAAAGGTGTAAAGATTACTCTATCTGACGGCGCATATGATCCAAAAGAAGATAATGTGAACAATTATCTTGTACATGAACATCATGTTTTTAAAGTAGTGAATGAACTGTATATCTCGGGTGCTGCAGCTGTTGCCATTAATGGACAAAGACTTACTAGCCATTCTTATATTATTTGTAACGGGCCAGTTATTACAGTTGACGGGGTTCCACATCCTGCACCGTTTATTATTACCGCCATTGGTGAACCAGATGTATTATCATCTGCATTAAACCTTTCCGGGGGAGTAAAGGATCAATTAGTCAACGATAATCTTGTTTTTACATTGGAAAAAGTAAATGAAATTGTCCTAGATCCAATTTTAGGAAGTTAG
- a CDS encoding cell division protein FtsQ/DivIB has protein sequence MEKGKIVALEDRIPKLKEQRRRKANKRLALLLILFFTMIVIVTYTQSPLSHVKNITVKGNEVYSDAELIKTSGITNQTNIWKVRKSDIATKLQNLSEIKQAEIKIHWPNTIRIQVKEHKRVAYLKQDTNYFPVMENGKILKDRKTEIITDNSPILFEFEEGDVLNQMVKELEILPSEILNSISEIHYSPKKTDQYHISLFMNDGFEVSATLRSFSEKMVHYPSIISQLDPNKKGIIDLEVGSYFKAFEPEVEEKEVETDKGEG, from the coding sequence ATGGAAAAAGGTAAAATCGTTGCTCTTGAAGATCGTATTCCAAAACTAAAGGAGCAAAGACGGCGAAAAGCAAACAAACGGCTTGCGCTTCTGCTCATTCTGTTTTTTACAATGATAGTAATTGTTACATATACTCAATCACCATTAAGTCATGTTAAGAATATTACCGTAAAAGGAAATGAAGTGTATTCTGATGCTGAATTAATTAAAACGAGCGGTATTACAAATCAAACAAATATTTGGAAAGTAAGAAAAAGTGATATTGCTACAAAGCTACAGAATTTATCCGAAATAAAACAGGCGGAAATAAAAATTCATTGGCCTAATACCATCCGAATTCAAGTAAAAGAACATAAAAGAGTGGCGTATCTTAAGCAAGATACAAACTATTTTCCAGTTATGGAAAACGGGAAAATTTTAAAAGATAGAAAAACGGAAATAATCACAGATAATTCTCCGATTCTTTTCGAATTCGAAGAAGGCGATGTCCTTAACCAAATGGTAAAAGAGTTAGAAATTCTCCCAAGCGAAATTTTAAACTCCATTTCTGAAATTCATTATTCTCCAAAGAAAACTGATCAGTATCATATTTCCTTATTTATGAATGATGGCTTTGAAGTAAGTGCTACTCTTAGAAGTTTTTCGGAAAAGATGGTGCATTATCCTTCAATCATTAGCCAACTTGACCCTAACAAAAAGGGAATTATCGACTTAGAAGTAGGATCGTATTTTAAGGCTTTTGAACCGGAAGTGGAGGAAAAAGAAGTTGAAACAGATAAAGGTGAAGGGTAA
- the murG gene encoding undecaprenyldiphospho-muramoylpentapeptide beta-N-acetylglucosaminyltransferase, with protein MKIVVSGGGTGGHIYPALALIREIQKENKDAEFLYIGTKNGLESKIVPREKIAFKSIHITGFKRKLSFENVKTVFRFLKGVKDSKRLLKEFKPDIVIGTGGYVCGPVVYAAHKLRIPTIIHEQNSVPGLTNKFLSRYVNKIAICFEDAKNYFPSEKVVFTGNPRASEVIGKDGIKGRLSAGLSTTKPAVLIFGGSRGARPINEAVVKAFAELAEKPYQILYITGDVHYEDVKKEVELVGSPSNVVIKPFIHNMPEVLSGIDLVVSRAGATSLAEITSLGIPSILVPSPYVTNNHQEKNARSLSDHGAAELLLEKDLNNKSLVYHIDRILLNNENLHDMKIKAKKMGVPDSASRLYSVMKQLVKSNHR; from the coding sequence ATGAAAATAGTAGTAAGCGGCGGCGGTACTGGCGGACATATTTATCCTGCGCTCGCACTTATCAGAGAAATTCAAAAAGAGAACAAAGATGCAGAGTTTCTATACATAGGTACAAAAAATGGCTTGGAGAGTAAAATTGTCCCTCGAGAGAAGATTGCCTTTAAATCCATTCATATTACTGGATTTAAACGGAAGCTTTCCTTTGAGAATGTCAAAACCGTTTTTCGTTTTCTAAAAGGTGTGAAAGACAGTAAAAGATTATTAAAAGAGTTTAAGCCAGACATTGTAATAGGAACTGGTGGTTATGTTTGTGGTCCTGTTGTTTATGCCGCCCATAAGCTTCGGATCCCAACGATCATTCACGAGCAGAATAGTGTTCCAGGGCTTACAAATAAATTTTTGAGCCGGTATGTAAACAAAATTGCCATCTGTTTTGAAGATGCAAAAAATTATTTTCCAAGTGAAAAGGTAGTTTTCACGGGAAATCCGCGTGCTTCCGAGGTAATCGGAAAGGATGGAATAAAAGGGCGACTTTCAGCTGGTCTAAGTACAACTAAACCTGCCGTTCTAATTTTTGGCGGCAGCCGTGGTGCGAGGCCAATTAATGAAGCAGTAGTTAAAGCCTTCGCAGAATTGGCTGAAAAACCTTATCAGATTCTCTATATTACTGGCGATGTCCATTATGAGGATGTCAAAAAGGAAGTGGAGTTAGTAGGAAGTCCGTCTAATGTAGTGATAAAACCTTTTATTCACAATATGCCAGAGGTACTTTCGGGGATTGATTTAGTTGTCTCAAGAGCGGGAGCAACGTCGCTTGCCGAAATTACTTCACTAGGTATTCCAAGCATTCTTGTCCCAAGCCCATATGTTACAAATAACCATCAAGAGAAAAATGCTAGGTCTCTGAGTGATCATGGTGCGGCTGAATTGCTTTTAGAAAAAGATTTAAATAATAAAAGTCTTGTGTATCATATAGATCGAATTCTATTAAATAATGAAAATTTACATGATATGAAAATAAAAGCTAAGAAAATGGGTGTACCAGATTCAGCGAGCAGACTTTATTCAGTAATGAAGCAGCTTGTAAAATCAAATCATAGGTAG
- a CDS encoding small basic family protein codes for MWLPIMGLVIGIILGLLTEIRIPEEYSNYLSIAVLAAFDTLFGGIRAYMQNIYDEKVFVSGFFFNIILAASLAFLGVHLGVDLYLAAVFAFGVRLFQNIAVIRRILLTKWSTNKEKIEKN; via the coding sequence ATGTGGCTTCCGATTATGGGACTCGTAATTGGAATTATTCTCGGTTTATTAACTGAAATTCGAATTCCAGAAGAGTATTCCAATTATTTGTCGATTGCAGTACTTGCAGCTTTCGATACACTATTTGGTGGTATCAGGGCTTACATGCAAAATATTTATGATGAAAAGGTGTTTGTTTCCGGTTTCTTTTTTAATATAATACTTGCTGCAAGTTTAGCTTTTCTCGGTGTTCATCTTGGTGTAGACTTGTATTTAGCAGCAGTTTTTGCGTTTGGTGTCAGGTTGTTTCAAAATATTGCCGTCATAAGACGAATATTATTGACAAAATGGTCAACAAACAAAGAAAAAATAGAAAAAAATTGA
- the murD gene encoding UDP-N-acetylmuramoyl-L-alanine--D-glutamate ligase translates to MKQIESYQHKKILVLGLAKSGVTAAALLHKLGAFVTVNDKKPLSENPEAQGLLEQGIKVICGDHPIELLDEGFELIVKNPGIPYHNPMIEGAIEKGIPVITEVELAYEVSEAPFIGITGTNGKTTTTTLVYEMLNQGEKQPLIAGNIGTVASGVAQAATMENTIVIELSSFQLMGIETFNPKIAIITNLYDAHLDYHGTRKDYIAAKANITKNQTELEYLIINADQEETLEIARHSKASIIPFSTKRELVEGAYIQNGWIMFNHEKVMEISEIALPGVHNLENILSAMAAAKLSGVGNVAIQEVLRTFTGVRHRLQFVADVNGRRVYNDSKATNILATINALAAFKAPIILLAGGLDRGNEFDELLPYLNHVKALITFGQTAPKIERVGAQAGIKKIIRVDNVEKAVPEAYRYSESGDIILLSPACASWDQYKSFEIRGDIFIEAVHKL, encoded by the coding sequence TTGAAACAGATTGAATCTTATCAACATAAAAAAATTCTTGTCCTTGGTTTGGCCAAAAGTGGTGTAACAGCAGCGGCACTGCTGCATAAGCTTGGAGCATTTGTTACTGTGAACGATAAAAAGCCATTATCGGAAAACCCAGAGGCCCAAGGATTATTAGAGCAAGGGATAAAAGTGATTTGTGGTGATCATCCGATTGAACTTCTTGATGAAGGGTTCGAACTTATTGTGAAAAATCCTGGAATTCCTTATCACAATCCTATGATTGAAGGAGCCATTGAAAAAGGAATACCTGTCATTACAGAAGTTGAGCTTGCTTATGAGGTTTCAGAAGCACCTTTTATTGGGATTACAGGAACAAATGGAAAAACAACAACAACCACGCTTGTATATGAAATGCTGAACCAAGGAGAGAAACAGCCATTAATTGCCGGTAATATCGGAACTGTTGCCTCGGGTGTTGCTCAAGCAGCAACAATGGAAAATACAATTGTTATTGAGTTATCTTCGTTTCAGCTAATGGGAATCGAAACCTTTAACCCGAAAATTGCGATAATCACAAACCTTTATGATGCCCATTTGGATTATCACGGTACACGAAAGGATTACATTGCAGCAAAGGCAAACATCACTAAAAACCAGACAGAGCTTGAATATTTAATCATTAATGCAGACCAAGAAGAAACATTGGAAATCGCGCGGCACTCAAAAGCCAGTATTATACCTTTTTCTACAAAGAGGGAATTGGTAGAAGGTGCTTATATTCAAAATGGCTGGATTATGTTTAATCATGAAAAGGTAATGGAAATTAGTGAAATTGCCTTGCCAGGGGTACATAATCTCGAAAATATTTTATCCGCCATGGCAGCAGCTAAACTTTCCGGAGTAGGAAATGTAGCAATCCAAGAAGTGCTGCGAACATTTACTGGTGTCAGGCACCGTTTACAATTCGTCGCTGATGTAAATGGGAGAAGGGTTTATAATGATTCAAAGGCAACGAATATTTTAGCCACTATCAACGCTCTTGCTGCGTTTAAAGCCCCGATCATCCTACTTGCAGGAGGACTAGATCGCGGCAATGAATTTGATGAGCTGCTTCCTTATTTAAATCATGTGAAGGCATTAATAACATTTGGTCAAACCGCTCCTAAGATTGAGCGGGTTGGGGCTCAAGCAGGAATAAAAAAAATTATCCGTGTCGATAATGTTGAAAAGGCAGTGCCTGAAGCTTATCGATACTCTGAATCAGGTGATATCATCCTGTTATCTCCTGCATGTGCAAGCTGGGATCAATATAAAAGTTTTGAGATCAGGGGAGACATTTTTATCGAAGCGGTGCATAAGCTTTAG
- the spoVE gene encoding stage V sporulation protein E: MPTKRTTPDFILIIVTFTLLAIGLIMVYSASAIWAEYKFHDSFFFAKRQTLFAGVGIAAMFFIMNINYWTWRTWAKTILIVCFVLLVLVLIPGIGNVRNGSRSWIGVGAFSIQPSEFMKLAMIAFLAKYLSERQKLITSFRKGLIPSLGLAFLAFTMIMLQPDLGTGTVMMGTCVVMIFIAGARISHFAFLGILGVAGFVGLIASAPYRIKRITSFLDPWSDPLGSGFQIIQSLYAIGPGGLFGLGLGESRQKFFYLPEPQTDFIFAILSEELGFIGGSFILLLFALLLWRGIRIALGAPDLYGSFLAVGIIAMVAIQVMINIGVVTGLMPVTGITLPFLSYGGSSLTLMLMAIGVLLNISRYSRY; encoded by the coding sequence GTGCCGACAAAGAGAACAACTCCTGATTTTATATTAATTATTGTAACTTTTACGCTGCTGGCAATAGGGTTAATTATGGTTTACAGCGCAAGCGCAATTTGGGCTGAATATAAATTTCATGATTCCTTTTTCTTTGCAAAACGGCAAACTCTATTCGCAGGTGTCGGAATCGCTGCCATGTTTTTTATTATGAACATTAATTACTGGACATGGAGAACTTGGGCTAAAACCATTTTAATTGTTTGTTTTGTCTTGTTAGTACTAGTCTTAATTCCTGGAATCGGAAATGTTCGGAATGGCTCAAGAAGCTGGATAGGAGTAGGGGCATTTTCGATCCAGCCTTCAGAATTTATGAAGCTGGCGATGATTGCCTTTTTGGCTAAATATCTTTCTGAAAGACAGAAGCTGATTACCTCTTTTAGGAAGGGGCTCATTCCTTCTTTAGGACTTGCCTTTTTAGCCTTTACAATGATTATGCTGCAGCCCGATCTAGGTACAGGAACCGTCATGATGGGAACATGCGTTGTAATGATTTTCATAGCTGGTGCAAGAATTAGTCATTTTGCTTTCCTTGGAATATTGGGTGTTGCAGGGTTTGTCGGCTTAATTGCTTCGGCACCTTATCGAATAAAGCGAATTACCTCATTTTTAGATCCTTGGTCGGATCCATTAGGCAGCGGATTTCAAATTATTCAATCGCTTTACGCCATCGGTCCCGGAGGTTTATTCGGACTTGGTCTTGGTGAAAGCAGGCAAAAGTTTTTTTACTTACCTGAACCGCAAACGGACTTTATCTTTGCAATTCTTTCAGAAGAATTGGGATTTATTGGTGGTTCTTTTATACTGCTATTGTTTGCGCTTTTGTTATGGCGTGGAATACGCATCGCTCTTGGCGCTCCTGATTTATATGGAAGTTTTCTTGCTGTAGGAATTATCGCCATGGTTGCTATTCAGGTAATGATTAATATCGGTGTTGTAACAGGTCTTATGCCAGTAACGGGCATTACATTACCATTTTTAAGCTATGGGGGCTCCTCGCTGACCTTGATGTTAATGGCTATCGGTGTTCTCCTAAATATTAGCCGTTATTCAAGATATTAA
- a CDS encoding DUF881 domain-containing protein yields the protein MDKPKINVSFTLVATVIGFMIAIQFQTVKKPVERDTRDVWQLREALLKEKELQSELLSEIRSNEEKLSAYESKRKLSKEQVLKDTLQELKIEAGLTEVTGPGITVQIEPVIEDTQLGVPVTRVVSPELLKRLLNELNMYEAKYVAIDGQRIINTTVIRDINGDTKIDGHTIRSLPIEIKVGVNEMNTAEKLSNRMKVSKAKDEFFTENLRLNISAPSPTITIPAYDNSIRIKYMEPIKEGGSS from the coding sequence GTGGACAAGCCAAAAATTAATGTAAGTTTTACCTTGGTCGCAACGGTTATTGGATTCATGATTGCTATTCAATTCCAAACTGTGAAAAAACCTGTTGAACGTGATACACGTGATGTTTGGCAGCTTCGTGAAGCATTATTAAAAGAAAAAGAACTTCAGTCTGAATTATTGAGCGAAATTCGTTCGAATGAAGAGAAACTATCAGCCTATGAATCTAAACGGAAACTAAGTAAAGAACAGGTGTTAAAGGATACATTACAAGAATTGAAAATAGAAGCTGGACTTACCGAGGTAACTGGCCCCGGTATTACAGTGCAAATAGAACCTGTTATTGAGGATACACAATTGGGAGTTCCAGTTACACGAGTTGTTTCACCCGAACTATTAAAAAGGTTATTAAACGAATTAAATATGTATGAAGCGAAATATGTAGCGATTGACGGTCAAAGAATTATTAATACCACTGTTATTAGGGATATTAATGGGGATACAAAAATTGATGGGCATACAATCAGGAGTTTGCCGATCGAGATTAAAGTGGGCGTAAATGAAATGAATACTGCTGAAAAACTATCTAATCGGATGAAGGTCTCAAAAGCAAAGGATGAATTTTTCACTGAAAACTTGAGACTAAATATCTCAGCACCAAGTCCAACTATTACGATCCCAGCCTATGATAATTCAATTCGTATTAAGTATATGGAGCCGATCAAAGAAGGGGGCAGTTCTTAA
- the murB gene encoding UDP-N-acetylmuramate dehydrogenase, producing MDAILTELQNINIGKVKKNEPLLHHTTIKIGGPADLFIEPSSVDNLKQVMAVINKHRINWRAIGRGSNLLVSDKGIEGAVIKLGPGLSHLEINETEITVGSGHSLVSLSTLISKKGLTGLEFASGIPGSVGGAVYMNAGAHGSDISKILTRAHVLFDDGRMEWLSNEEMEFSYRTSILQNKRPGIVVEAVFRLDRGDRAEIVSQMQHNKDYRKETQPWNFPCAGSIFRNPLPNYAGKLIEVAGLKGFSIGGAKISEMHGNFIVNAGNATAGDVLALIQHVKDTIYSLYEVKMETEVEIIGRK from the coding sequence ATGGACGCGATATTAACGGAATTGCAAAATATAAATATTGGGAAAGTGAAAAAAAATGAACCTCTCCTTCATCACACGACAATAAAAATTGGTGGTCCTGCTGACCTTTTTATTGAGCCTTCATCAGTTGATAATTTAAAGCAGGTAATGGCGGTAATTAACAAACACCGCATAAATTGGCGGGCGATTGGAAGAGGCTCTAATCTTTTAGTTTCAGACAAAGGAATTGAGGGAGCAGTGATTAAGCTCGGTCCGGGATTGAGCCACCTCGAAATTAACGAGACAGAAATTACTGTTGGCAGTGGTCATTCACTTGTTAGTCTCTCAACATTAATTAGTAAAAAAGGACTTACTGGCCTTGAGTTTGCCAGCGGCATCCCTGGATCAGTTGGCGGAGCTGTTTATATGAACGCTGGTGCACATGGCTCAGATATTAGCAAAATATTAACAAGGGCTCATGTTTTATTTGATGACGGGAGGATGGAATGGCTTTCGAATGAAGAAATGGAATTCTCTTATAGAACATCAATTCTACAGAATAAGCGACCAGGAATTGTTGTGGAAGCTGTTTTCCGGCTTGATAGGGGAGATAGAGCAGAGATTGTGTCTCAAATGCAACACAACAAGGATTATCGAAAAGAGACACAACCATGGAATTTTCCTTGTGCAGGAAGTATTTTCCGAAATCCGCTTCCAAATTATGCAGGGAAACTAATTGAAGTCGCTGGTTTAAAGGGCTTCAGTATTGGTGGGGCAAAGATTTCCGAAATGCATGGGAATTTTATTGTCAATGCCGGTAATGCTACTGCCGGTGACGTGCTCGCCTTAATTCAGCATGTCAAAGATACCATTTACAGTTTATATGAAGTTAAAATGGAAACCGAAGTGGAAATAATCGGAAGAAAATAG
- the mraY gene encoding phospho-N-acetylmuramoyl-pentapeptide-transferase, whose translation MKEQVIFFTIIMGFLISVLLSPIFIPFLRRLKFGQSIREEGPKSHQKKSGTPTMGGVMILFSIIITTLVMIGKYSEQIPVTTFLLLFVTFGFGLLGFLDDFIKVVLKRNLGLTSKQKFLGQIIISVIFYLIYKHTGQSTELKLPFGDYSIDLGWSYVFLIIFWLVGFSNAVNLTDGLDGLVSGTAAIAFGAFAVLAWNQNNFEIAVFSVAVVGAVLGFLVFNAHPAKVFMGDTGSLALGGAIAGIAILTKLEILLIIIGGVFVIETLSVILQVASFKMTGKRIFRMSPLHHHYELVGWSEWRVVVTFWSVGLIFAILGIYIEVWL comes from the coding sequence ATGAAGGAGCAAGTTATTTTTTTCACAATAATTATGGGTTTTCTTATCTCAGTTTTACTTTCTCCTATTTTTATTCCCTTCTTAAGAAGGTTGAAATTTGGACAAAGCATCCGGGAGGAAGGTCCCAAATCACACCAAAAAAAATCAGGCACGCCTACAATGGGTGGTGTGATGATATTATTCTCGATTATCATTACCACTTTAGTAATGATTGGGAAATACTCAGAACAAATTCCAGTTACAACTTTTTTACTTTTGTTTGTGACATTTGGGTTCGGATTGCTCGGTTTTTTGGATGATTTTATTAAAGTAGTATTGAAACGAAACTTAGGATTAACATCAAAACAAAAGTTTTTAGGTCAAATTATTATTTCAGTAATATTTTACCTAATCTATAAACATACTGGACAATCTACAGAACTTAAACTGCCTTTTGGGGATTACTCCATTGATTTAGGATGGTCATATGTGTTTTTAATCATTTTCTGGCTTGTTGGATTCTCTAATGCAGTGAACTTGACAGACGGTCTCGACGGTTTGGTTTCAGGAACGGCAGCTATCGCTTTTGGAGCATTTGCTGTTTTAGCATGGAACCAAAATAACTTTGAAATAGCTGTTTTCTCTGTTGCAGTCGTTGGTGCTGTTTTAGGATTTTTGGTTTTTAATGCTCATCCTGCTAAGGTATTTATGGGGGACACTGGGTCACTTGCACTTGGTGGTGCAATAGCTGGGATTGCTATTTTAACAAAGCTTGAGATTCTGCTTATCATTATTGGCGGAGTTTTTGTCATCGAAACATTATCAGTTATTCTTCAGGTCGCATCCTTTAAGATGACTGGAAAACGAATTTTCCGAATGAGCCCGCTTCATCATCATTATGAATTAGTTGGCTGGTCGGAATGGCGGGTAGTCGTTACATTTTGGAGTGTTGGTCTAATATTTGCGATACTAGGTATCTATATCGAGGTGTGGTTGTAA